In Solanum lycopersicum chromosome 5, SLM_r2.1, the following are encoded in one genomic region:
- the LOC101261415 gene encoding probable pectinesterase/pectinesterase inhibitor 12, producing the protein MGSSSSFITTKFLLLILICSTSFIKTTSSSLNSSSTLNTTTHISSLKSLCNSTPYPKSCFNTNKLSISINISPNILNILIQSLQTALLETGHLTTLFSSAGRSNLVEKQKGIVQDCKDLHQITISSLKKSVSRINTASANSKHLADAKTFLSAALTNKATCLEGLDSSSGSLKSTLINTLSSTYEHVSNSLSMLSKYSVKKQSTLFSKQGKKQGTLFKKQGKKQSTLFNKQGNGNRHRRLLSASEPMWLSGKDRRILQSDDDYDQNDDLTYTVAPDGSGNFKTISEAIDFAPNNSYDRIFVYIKEGIYQENVEIPSWKTNIVLLGDGSDVTVITGNRSVVDGWTTFRSATVAVSGEGFLARDITFENTAGPEKHQAVALRINADLAAVYRCTITGYQDTLYAHSFRQFYRECDIYGTVDYIFGNAAVIFQGCNIVSRLPMPGQFTVITAQSRDSPDEFTGISIQNCSILATEDLYYNSSTINSYLGRPWRDYSRTVYLESYIDGFINPEGWKEWSGNQSLDTLYYGEYENSGPASGVDNRVTWSGYHIMDYYDAANFTVSEFITGEEWLDSTSFPYDNGV; encoded by the exons ATGGGCTCCTCCTCCTCCTTTATTACTACTAAATTTTTGTTGCTCATATTAATTTGTTCAACTTCTTTCATCAAAACAACAAGTTCTTCTCTTAATTCTTCATCAACATTGAACACTACTACTCATATTTCTTCCTTAAAATCATTATGCAATTCCACTCCATATCCAAAATCATGTTTCAACACAAACAAGTTGTCAATCTCCATTAACATTAGTCCAAACATCTTAAACATTCTCATACAATCTCTTCAAACAGCCTTATTAGAGACAGGACACCTCACAACTCTGTTCTCCTCCGCTGGACGTTCAAATCTTGTCGAAAAACAAAAGGGTATTGTGCAAGATTGCAAAGACCTCCATCAAATTACAAtatcttctttgaaaaaatcCGTCTCTCGGATCAATACTGCATCAGCTAACTCCAAGCATTTAGCTGATGCAAAAACGTTTCTCAGTGCAGCACTGACAAACAAAGCTACGTGCTTAGAAGGACTCGATTCGAGTAGTGGATCGTTGAAATCTACATTGATTAACACTCTGAGTAGTACTTACGAGCATGTTAGTAATTCGCTATCTATGCTCTCAAAGTACTCTGTTAAAAAACAGAGCACTCTGTTTTCAAAACAGGGGAAAAAACAGGGGACTCTGTTTAAAAAACAGGGGAAAAAACAAAGTACTCTGTTTAATAAACAGGGGAATGGAAATAGGCATCGCCGGCTGTTGTCAGCCAGCGAGCCGATGTGGCTGTCTGGGAAAGACAGACGCATATTGCAGAGCGATGATGATTATGATCAGAATGATGATTTGACGTATACAGTGGCACCTGATGGAAGTGGAAATTTCAAGACCATAAGTGAAGCTATCGATTTCGCCCCGAATAATAGTTATGATAGGATATTTGTGTATATAAAAGAAGGtatttatcaagaaaatgtTGAGATTCCAAGTTGGAAGACTAACATTGTTCTTCTTGGAGATGGAAGTGATGTTACTGTAATTACTGGTAATAGAAGTGTTGTTGATGGTTGGACTACTTTCAGATCTGCCACTGTTG CGGTATCCGGTGAAGGGTTTTTAGCCCGTGATATAACTTTTGAGAACACAGCCGGACCCGAGAAGCACCAAGCGGTTGCTCTTCGTATCAATGCAGACTTAGCTGCCGTCTACCGGTGCACCATAACCGGTTACCAAGACACTCTTTACGCCCACTCATTCAGACAATTTTACCGCGAATGTGACATCTACGGGACAGTAGATTACATTTTTGGTAACGCGGCTGTTATTTTCCAAGGGTGTAACATAGTGTCTAGGCTACCCATGCCTGGTCAATTCACCGTAATTACAGCTCAATCACGCGATTCACCAGATGAATTTACTGGCATTTCTATTCAAAATTGTTCAATTTTAGCCACAGAGGATTTGTATTACAATTCTAGTACCATTAATAGTTACCTAGGTAGACCGTGGAGAGATTATTCTCGTACAGTGTACCTAGAATCTTATATAGACGGTTTTATTAATCCGGAGGGGTGGAAAGAATGGTCCGGAAATCAAAGTTTAGATACGTTATACTACGGAGAATACGAAAATAGTGGGCCTGCCTCGGGGGTCGATAATCGGGTTACGTGGTCGGGTTATCATATAATGGACTATTACGATGCAGCTAATTTTACGGTATCGGAGTTTATTACAGGGGAAGAATGGTTAGATTCTACTTCTTTTCCTTATGATAATGGGGTGTAA